In Magnolia sinica isolate HGM2019 chromosome 16, MsV1, whole genome shotgun sequence, the genomic window TACGTGTAACTTACCGTTTTTTATCACTAGGATCACGTTTGAGATCTAATCAACGTACTTATTAGGCCTGATGAAATCAACCTTTAGTAaccgttcgatctcttcctttattttttgaGTGACCTCTATTATCATTCGCTTATGTGGCTGTTTGTACAGTCGATACCCTTCCTTTATTGGCAACCTGTGCTCAAATAGGCTCGATGTAGTCCTGACATCTCTTAATAGTCCCACACAAAGCAATCAACAAACTCTCTGAGCAAACCATTGAGTTCAACTTTATTTTGTGGCTTCAACAATCCACTGATAAAGGTTGGCTTAGGATCCTGCTTGATTCCTAGGTTCACCTAACTAAAGGATCCTTAACCTGAACCTGAGAATCTTCCAACTTATTAGGGGCTTATTTTAAGTCCATTTCTATTTCATTTCCATCTATGTCATTGGTTAGAATAACCGTATTATCCAAGTTTACAAAACAATTGTTGTCAACATCTTTCAGGCTTTCTTCGAGCCTCTTTTTTCTAACCTTGAAGTTAATCGTTCGGTTATTATCTATCAGTGTACTAGTCATTAGATTTCTTCAATGGTGCAGTGTATGACTAGCCGAGAAGGTACAATGTCCCTCGATAGGCTTTAACTAGATGGATTACAACAGTAATATCTCGTACAATACCGTATGGATTCTTCTTAACAGATATCCCAGTAGGATGTCCATATTTGTTTCTTCCGGTGAAGAGAATAGGTCCTACTTCATCTCCGTACTCGTAAGCCTATTTACATTTGATGTAGCTAAGAATGACATATTATTGACCAATACCAATTCGACTTTATCCTGAttctaaaatattataaattgatATGAAGATGATGGGATACACGCAACAGAGTGAATCCAATTTCTTCTAAGTAGAGCATTATAATTAGACAAAGTATTGACAACGAAGAAGGGAGCTAATACTCTTTTAGTTCCTACGGTCAAGTTGACCAGTAGCACACCCTGTGTATTCAAGACAAGCCtaataagggcgtgtttgatttttcagggCCTATGTAAATACCCTtaaaatgggtaattattaccactTCAACCTTTTGAAAAtcgtttgaaaattcattttactTGCTACATTGGAAGCCGGTTCAAAAGAGTTCTTTTATATTTGTGGACCCTAAggtgatgtatataatatatccactccgtctagcCGTTTTAACACAATATTTCAAGGCATGAGTCGAAAAATAAGGCACATCGAACACTCAAAtggtccacaccacaagaaacagtggccctaagaggtttttaatggtgagtatttgattccctttttcctgtggcgtggttcacttgagctttggatatgcctcattttctggCTCATGTCATAAATGCATTAGgcataatagatgaacggtgtagataagtaatatacatcacggtggaacccaccaataTGTTGTGGTGTTCTCGATTTTTGAGTCAAAAAAGCATGTGGTCAAATCAAACGTTAGAAAGAGTGTGGTAAATACAAGGGAAATATTCATTAGATATTTACACGATATTTTTCAGTGAAtcgaaaaatcaaacacgcccttaaagtAATTGACCGTAACCTAAGATGAGATCAAATCAGCAAGAGTCTTACCAAATTTTAACACCATTCTTACTAGAAGAAGATTAACGGTAGCCCCAATGTCAACCAAAATCCTAGTGACTAGGCATCCCTCGAGGTGGGTAGATATGTATAACGGTTTAAGATGTTGAGTCATGTCATGAGTGGGTCTTTCTGTGACTACTTTTTTGGATGAAGCTCCTAACTCCACGGTAATAATACTTACTTGTGGTGTTACTCTCGCACTCGGTGCTCCTTTGATGGCATCTTCTAGGGAGAAAAGAAGTGTATTGTATCACAATCGAAGGACTGAGCTCCTTTACGTCACCTACCATCTCACTGGGCTGAGATCGCTTAGCCTGAAAACTGAATGAGAGAGTAAATACCATGTTGTACCATTGCCCCTAAGTGTTTCTGAACTGCGCTGCTCATCAGAACTTACATCGGAACATTTGGCATTCTTATCGATCATCAAAGTCGCTCCTATCTTTGTGAAAGTAGGTAAAGACACTTCTAGTGCTTCAATTGTCGTCATTAGTTCTTCAATCAGCAAATCATCACCGAAGAACCACTCGTCATTGAGATAATCAGACAAGTCATCACGATTGTCAATGTTACCCAATTTTGTTGTATTGTTAGGCTAGGTACCATCTTTCATGACCAGATCTTGCACGACGGGTTTAAGAATTGCTTCAAATATGTTTACGGTCAATGATTCCTCTGGTTAAGGAATTCTCCAGAATGGACGTGGTTGCATGGCTCCTGACCGAGATGCATTCTCAGTGTCTGCCAATTCTCTTCTTCTAGACGCTTGACACTGTTGCTAACATAATTTTTGAGTTTGAGTCATTGCTTTAAGGGCGATAGGGAATTTGAGATGCCTGACCATTTTCCAGGCTTCCACCTAAGTTGGTGGCTTAACCATTCATTGACTCAGAGTTCTCCATTGAGGCTAGCAGTCATAGGGTGAGAATGCTTTCCGTAATCAATAGGGCTCTTTCTTGTCAGTCGCTCTTGGAGTTGCATGTCCGACCTGTATCGTTGGTTGAAGTGGAGCTTCAAAGTTCCGTACCATTCTACCACATCGACCGCATAGTTACGAGTCTCGACCGTTATATTGTATCGCTCTTGATTGTTCTATGAAACCTGTGGTTGTTGCATAGGACTGATATCGCCTTGACCTTGGTCATCATGACGCGCCATGGTAATTAATAAGACCAAGATCAACCCTTTGACCTTGGTTATCCAGATTGGGCGAGAATAGATCAgtatcaatcaacattgtttcttctCCCTTCTCAGGGAATTTCAATAATCTATGATCAATGTTATCCTAGATGATGTTCCTACAATGTACTTGTTAGTGGAATAAGAACACGCCCCATGCCATTTACAATACTAAACCTTTTTCAATTCATTGGTCGTGAGGATTTTGTGATTACTAGGAACTTTAATAAATTTACATGCTAGTAGTATTTCAAATATCTCATCGGCCCAGATGATATCAAAAGTATATATCTTTTGAGCCTTTTGCATGGTCGACGCAGTTGTTTCCACCTTGATCAACACTGAGCATATGAGTGGCCTTTTTTGCCACTACCTCAAAAATCGCAAACTCATAATTAGGGTCATGATAATATGTCCCGATTGTCAAGTTCTTTTGCCTAGCTCTCTCCTGAAGAGGCTCTTCATATCTGAAAACTTTCCTGATTAGATCATAAAAACACACAAACTCCGTTCCAATGAATTTCTTTCGGAGTTTGTATTTCAAGCCATCTTGTGCAAGTTGCATAAATTCAGCATCGGTCATGGCGACTTTGCACCAGCTTTTTGCTCTTTTGAACCGGGTAATGTAACTTTCTAAGATTCTCCTAGTAACTATCAGAAGCATAAGAGATCGGCCATAGTATCTCCCTGTCGTTAAAAAAGAATTTAGCATGGAATTTTTCCTCCATCTCGTACTAGGTATGGATTGAATTTGGCAGTAAGTTTGAGTACCACATGAAGGTCATTACCATCAGTGAATTATCAAATAATTGCAACTTGTGATAGTCATTATTAGCCAGTTCACCATACTATATAGTGAATTGACATACATGCTTAACAGTCGATTGACCAGGCTCGCCCGAGAATAGGACAAAATTCAGTCGATAGTTCCTTAGCAATTGGTGTTGTCAGTCAATCCAATGGGGATATGGCTTATGGCAGACCATGATGGTATTGTGGCCAAGGACTTGGCCTATTACCTCTTTGACCATTTACATGATCTGGTCATGATCCAACCGTTGGGGTTCAACCATTAATGGTGGATAAGAACCTACCCACTTTTGTCCCTCATGAAACAATGGATttctgaagaaaaaaaatgctGGAAAGGTTATCCTCCCAACACACCTTTATTCTAAAATTCATGGATAAAATTCCTGACTTCCTGCTCTGGTGACATGAACTTGGCAGGCAGTGGAGCATTCCGCCCATCCTGGATCAGAGCAGAAGGGGTGGTCCGTTGCAAAGGAGGTATCGATAGCGGCTGAACCATGTTACCAACAGAACTTCCTTCAGCATTATACTGCGTTGCCATATATGCTCTTTCGGTGATGATGATCATCAATCAATGCATGGCTTCAATCTGGTTAACCATCCATCTGTTAATATTATCAGTCTGAACACGGAATTATTGGGCTTGGGCTTGTACTAACTCAGCTTGAGCTCTCCCATATTCCTAAACATGATGAATACTTAGTAGCACATCCCGAAGTCCAATCGTTATCTCTTCAAAAGAAATGGCCCAAGAGGTCGATGCCCCTTCCTGgttgatgagattgagtgtcaGATTAGTGTTTAAATTCAATGATTTGGGGGGCCACTTGAACCTGCACATCCTTGGTCGGAAGTGGTACAGTTGGTGTCGAGGGTTTAACCTCAGCAATTCCATTGCTTCTTTAATTCATATTCTGATTGGTCGATTGGCAATGTCGCACCCATAAGTAAACTAGAGAAAGGGTCACACTGGGCGTGCCAAAACATATGTTGTCCCTTTTTTGGTTTCAATTTCGGTCACATGATTTGTGTGGGCACGTCAGAATTGAATGTATGGCTCAATTTAAAACGAACAACTACAAacccaagcgccaagataggcagatacgtcAAAAATTGATCAAAGGTGACCGAGATCGAATAAGATTGGTCGCTTATTCAACCACTTGCATAGCATTGGTTAAGATGATTAAGTGATTATCAGATTGTGGATTCGTCCTCTGAAAATGGGTTACACTTCTTCTTTTCGTACGAAAGATgtttttcaatacaaataaaacaaaaaggaaatccTTACAATCGGTCTTAGAAAACAACTACAAAGCTCCTTTTTTGATGGAGAATTTGTTTGATACTCTCAGACTGAATCCAGTGTATAAGCACAGACTTAAATTACAGCTAAAGTTAGGAACTACTTGGTCACtgctacggattacactaaggaatgtaaatgacagataATGCTAAGGAGCATAAGATAATTGAAAGACACCTTCTTCGGCTAAATTCTCttgttatttatagccttaaacTAACTACTTGAATGATTTCCAAGTTTCGATGGTTGTTATAGCCTTATAAGCCCTCCTTCTAATCATGTCATCCATTATATAACCGCTCAAAGCTTCCTTAATCAACCACGTTCCACTCAGCCACCCTTGTTTTGCGGATAATGTGGTATTGCTCAATAGACGTCAACTGCATCACCATAAAATTCTCTTCGGATATCTATGCAaacttcaaatacatcacacaaCTCTCGTAAAATTACGTGTCCCTTTTTTATTAGTTCGACTAAGAATGGACAAAAATAGGGTACAATACATCACATCGGtaaatcaccacggtttcctataGTATAGTCCACCAGATACTTAGATTTTCATCATTCTTGGGCTCATGTACTTAAAAtattatggaaaaatagatgaacggtgtagatatagaatacatacattaaggtgggctccatagtAACGGACACACCATCCTGGGTGAGGTCGGGGCCACACCTAATACGACATGCTATATTTGGGGGTGCACACGGATCGGTTCGGTCTGGTTTTagggtgaaaccagaaccgaaccgttcctaacggttctgcaAATATTGGAACCGGAATCGGACCGTGAAGAACGATTCAAtcccggatcggatccacggttcctgCAAGatagatatgaaaaaaaaaaaaaaagataaatacatAGATAGAAAGTAAGAAACTGACCTGCAAGTCATATGTACACAACCTTCTATTTTCTCCACATAGAACTTGCAGCGAGAACATCTCTTCCACTCGTTTGATTTAACAAGCTCCATCACCATCAGATCATCTCTTCCTTTCTCATCTTCATTCAATCCCTTATACTCTTCACACCCAATGCCCGAGTGCCATGCCACCTTGCACTGTGCAAAGAACAATCTCTGCCAATTCGGGCACTCTGATTGTCTCACGACATCCCCTCCATCGTCGATCCGAAGCACCGAATAGTCCTTGAAAAGGCAGTAAAATTTCTGCGATCCAAGAACCATCGACTCGGAAAGAGCAGCTTCCCACCTATCGAACACTTGGGTGGGGATGATCGGACGGCAGAGATCAGGTTCTAAAACCCCTTTACATTTCAAACAGGGACATATCACCATTGCAATGTTTTCTTGAATCTTCACAGCAACGTGATTGCTTGTGCAATCGGTGTAAAACACATGAGAACAGTTCTTATTCATGAACATTTCATGCGGTTGTTTCACGTCCGCACATATGTCGCAAAAGCTTTCCGAAGATTGGGAGTTGGGACGGgcggacggcgagagagagagagagagagagagagagagagagagagagagagcggcgaGAGAGGGGCAGGAGTGCGGCGCGAGAGAGGGCAGGGCATGGACTTAGGGaacttagggtttttttttttgttttaaatacaTCGAATCGACGGTTCGGATCCACAGTTCCTATCACAGATCGGTTCtacggttcggatcaacggttcggttaacggttcggttcggttctacagggccctaaaccggaaccgatccgtaatcaacggCTTTCAAATTTTgggaaccagaaccggaccgttagcaccctggaaccggaccaaaccgaaccgatccaacggttccggtccggttacaTAGTTCCAATGGTTAAATGAGCACCCCTAGCTATATTATTTGCGAAATAGATAAGGATCTTTACTGCCGATCTTCAAGCTTTTTAATTTTTAGTAAAAGCCCTTAACTTTTGTAAAATTAGAAAACAGTCATTTCAGAGGTGAAGTGACTTAAAtcctctttctatttttttattttttatttttatttttttttctaacataATCAACCATTATGAAGCCCACATGGTGTTTGCATGATATCTGATCTGTCCAGCATGTGCACCCCACCGTGATTGTTAGACACCCCCAAAATTAAGATGAATCAATCGTCAGTAGGTCGGCCATTGAAAAAATGAGCACTACCCAAAAAACTCTAAATTCTTGTGGTACCCACCCAATGTTTGGTTCGGCCTAATGTTTTAGGATGGTCAGATCCTGATAGTGGGTTGCACCTTTTTTATGGGTTGGATGTAATACACACATCTCCCCTTTTGAAAGCAACGGATGGATGATTAGTGACATGGATGGAtcagatccaaaccgtctatttcGTTGTTCCAATAGTGATGGggccatgatccaaaaatttcAATGTTTGGACCTTTCTTGACCTCGTACAAATGAATACTAAAATAAAACCACCAATGTCTCATATTAAGTGAGAAAATgcccatttattggatggttaatatAGTATAATAAAAGAAAACGTTCATCAACGATCAATGATTGATCAATCCAcaggatgaatggttcagatcatcgtaCAAATAGGACACGTGTGTAGTACCCAATCTAGAGCCCCAAAATATCGTGCCTCCATTTCACTTCACATCACCACCATGAATACTAAAATAAAACCACCAATGTCTCATATTAAGTGAGAAAATgcccatttattagatggttaatataatataataaaagaaaacGTATATCAATGGTCAATGATTGATCAATCCACATGATGAATAGTTCAGATCATCGTACAAATAGGACACGTGTGGTACCCAATCTGGATCTCCAAATTACCGTGCCTCCAGAGGTAGGTAGCCGTTTCACTTCACATCACCGCCATGAATACTAAAATAAAACCACCAATGTCTCATATAAAGTGAGAAAATGctcatttattggatggttaatataatataataaaagaaaCGTACATCAACAGTCAATGATTGATCAATCCACATGATAAATGGTTCAAATCATTGTACATGTGTGGTACCCAATTTGGAGCCCCAAAATACCGCGCCTCCAGAGGTAGGTAGCCGTTTCAGTTCACATCACCACCATGAATACTAAAATAAAACTACCAATGTCTCATATTAAGTGAGAAAATgcccatttattggatggttaatatAGTATGATAAAAGAAAACATTCAGCAACGGTCAATGATTGATCATTCCAcaggatgaatggttcagatcaacgTACAAATAGGATGTGTGTGGTACCCAATTTGGAACCCCAAAATACCACACCTCCAGAGGTAGGTAGCCGTTTCACTTCACATCACCGCCATGAATACTAAAATAAAACCATCGATGTCTCATATTAAGTGAGAAAATgcccatttattggatggttaatatTGTATGATAAAAGAAAACATTCATCAACAATCAATGATTGATCATTCCAcaggatgaatggttcagatcatcgtaCAAATGGGACACGTGTGTGGTACCCAATCTGGAGCCTCAAAATACCGTCCCTCCAGAAGTAGGTGGCCGTTTCACTTCACATTACCGCGATAACTACTAAAATAAAACCACCAGTATCTCATATTAAGTGAGAAGTgcccatttattagatggttaataAAGTATGATAAAAGAAAACGTTCATCAACAGTCAATGATTGATCATTCCACCGGATGAATGGTTCATATCATGGTACAAATAGGACACGTGTGTGGCACCAATCTGGAGCCCCAAAATACCGCGCCTCCAGAAGTAGGTAGCCGTTATCACTTCACATCACCCCTGTGCCATTCTCGGCAATTTCTCGGCCCGCCCAGTAAATTTTGGAAAGATTTTCATATCTTGAAGTATTTCATGCGATATTATACGAAAATTCTGGTgctaataaataattaaaattttattttaaattattaggTAATTTAAAAAGGGAAATGGTTGTATGATGCTGGCCTCGTGAGAACTTACCAAGAAGtatagctgtgtgggcccaccctgatgtgcatccaacatctacctcatcagactcaacattctatggtgggccacgagaTTACAAATCAAGTCAATATGTGACTTGTTTGGACTACACtatatacaacagttgagagaggttaccctccggtagaaacattcatgatcatttattgggcccattgagatgtggttcacaaatccaactcatccattatgtgtgtcccacttggatgaggggtcagaccaacttTCAGCCTCATTCAAAAATTAGGTCGGCCCCACCAagttttttatatgttttaagaatATTTTCATactgttttagatggtatggcccacttaagctccttatatgactgatttttagaataTCTTATAACCAAAAGGAGACCCATCTAATGCATGGTATAAATGttagacatacatcacggtggagcccacacatcTCGACCTCATAACTAGAACTATTTTCCAATTGAAAATTGACTATAAAAATGTAAAATGAATATTTTAACTTCTAAACAATTTCCCAATTAAttgcaaaaaaaaatgaaaaactaggGAGATTTTGTATATATCGCGATATTATCACGATAATCTGGTTTAATCACAATtgcgatattttcaaaatgtcaGCGATATTTCTCACCTTTCTCTAATCATTTCATCTATTTTGAAGACCGTAAGCTTTAAATCCACCGTCAATAAAAGCTGAAACAGATATCTAATGGCAGAGATTCAGTGGTTGATACACAGGCTCTAAGAAATTGCCTAAGTCACACATgaataacttaaattaaaccgtccaGATCGTGGGTCCAGATTTGGATGGCTTCTAGACCAAAAGAATCACTAACCCATTTTACTAGCTAGATGATTAATGGAAATTTATTGGGAAATTTATTGGACGGTAAGGATGAAGCGTCTTAATCAAACAGATTAATGTCATTAATAAGAGGTTGGAATCATTCAATCaatacaaagtgggccccacacttagtCACGTGTAAGTTTTCTGGATGCCTtctgccagagtatgaaataCCTACCCCAGTTTTAATGGCCGGATGTGCCCGGGAAACATTGGAATGGCTGCACCTTGTTATTTGTAATAAAATGACAGCCTCAAGTGAGAAATCCACCGAATCCACTCGTGTACTTGGCACGTGACTGACACTTTCGTTTTCTTTTTTCGGCTGGCCTTAttcataattttaatttttcattccCAAGTCTGGCCTATTGACACCTTAGGATAACACCTCTTTTACCCTtattatggggtccaccttgatgatttgttgtatacTTATGCTGTCTATCTGTTTCTCCAACCTATTTTAAGATGTGAttctaaaaattaaatagatttaaatcttaggtggaccacactataggaaaaggtggtgattgagTGTCTCACCGTTAAATTACAAAGGGCTCATTTTAAGATTTTGGTGATGTTTGTTTGGCATCCAACttcttgataatgtcaagaacGCATGGATGATGGTAAaatacagcttgatccaaaacttttgtagtcaacCAAAAGTTTTTATgttattcatcattatttttaGTGGTATGGTTGGATCTTAAGGTTTGATTTGTCATTCTAAAATtagatgtaaaaacagatgaatagcatagatatatataacaaatacatcaagatgagccccacATGGAGGGTTAACACCCACTAcggacatccaacccttccaaatgAGGATTATCAAATGTAAAAACCATCCCTGtttacttatcaggtgggccacaccatatacaacaaTTTCCGGTCATCAATAAGTACTAAGAAATAAATGTGAGCACCTAATGAgtagatcctttttttttaaaaaccaaggtgatcctcatgaaaAGGCCAAAatattggacagtttggatgtcacacacacatggGTAAACCATAACTTATAGTCCAAATGGTTAGCCTGGAGACCTCTCTTCCACACAAGTATGCTGTTTCATATGGAGGATCCCACAAAGCTCAACCTAATAGcaccacacacacatacatacatatgtatatgtatatatgtagagAGAGGTTTGCTCAccagcgcacctttgcacatgt contains:
- the LOC131229825 gene encoding E3 ubiquitin-protein ligase RSL1-like encodes the protein MFMNKNCSHVFYTDCTSNHVAVKIQENIAMVICPCLKCKGVLEPDLCRPIIPTQVFDRWEAALSESMVLGSQKFYCLFKDYSVLRIDDGGDVVRQSECPNWQRLFFAQCKVAWHSGIGCEEYKGLNEDEKGRDDLMVMELVKSNEWKRCSRCKFYVEKIEGTVDPIRD